aaagtgaGAGCTCCATCGAGTATCCTCAACTCTTTGTACAGTGCTTATTTGATTCGTACCTTTGCCTGTTTCTAATTCATTTTGAACAACCAAGTTTGCATTTTCAATTGCTTGAACTTCTTGTAATTGATCATGTCTTTTTGAAGAAGCACTAACAATAGTGACAATAGAGTTTAATTGAGTaaaaaattcatgaatttgaAGTACCTCTCTTGAAGATGCCACCAATGCTAATTGTAACCTATGAGCAAAACAATGTACATAATATACTTGAGGAGAATATTTAAGAAACAAAGCTTGCAAACCATTCCACTCACCCCGCATGTTGCTAGCACCATCATACCCTTGACCCCTAATATTTTCAACTTGGAGATTATAATGAGAAAAGAcaaaaatcaattctttctTTAAAGTTGTTGCACAAGTATCAGTGACATGCACAAGATCAAAGAATCTTTCTTTAACAAAATCATCTAGAGTAACAAATCTCAAAACAATGGCCATTTGCTCCTTTTTAGATTCATCTCTAGCTTcattaacaataatataaaatttggcATCTCCCATCTCTTCTCTAATTGAATTTCTCACCTTAGTAGCAAGAATATGTAGAATTTCTTTTTGGACATCATTTGAAATATACTTAGCATTTTTTGGaacatttttcaaaacattCTTTTTCACTCTTTCATTGTAAGATCCCAAAAATTTcaacattttcaaaaagttaCCTCTGTTGCTTGAACTTTGGCTTTCATCATGTCCTCTGTATGTGTAACCTTGAAATGTCAACCATCTAATGCAATCTATAGATGCTCCTAGTCGAATTCGATTATTTTCAATCTCTTCTGATGTTTGCTTATGAAGAAGTCTGTCGATATGTTGTGATTGTTTCATCAAATCATCACATGATTTCAACACCTTATGATGGAATGAGTTGGGACCTTTACCAATGTGATTCAAAAGAGCACATTCTTTTCTACTAtttactttcttccaatttCTGAATCCATTCTCAATAAAAGTATTTGAACCCGTATTGATTGAAGGTTccttagcaaaaaaaaaaagcatggaAAACAATATATAGCATCATCTTCTATAGAATATTCTAATCAAGATGGAAACAATTTAAACCATGAAGCTTGAAAGCGACGATGACTTTTATCACCAGAAAATGGATAATTATCAAGAATTGGTTGATTTGGCCCAACTTTAATATAAGTCCGACGGATTTCATCTCTTTGATTTGGAGAAAACTTCCAAATCATTGGTCGCATTCCAGGATCTCTTTCCAAACGAAAAAACATATAGTTGATTTGGAAGAAGTTGAGGACGCTTTGAGCTATTCAATGGAGAACTTGAAGTAATGAAATTTGATGACCCCTCAAGTATTGGAGTAGTAATAGTAGAagcatcttcattctcttgatcttttcttttaaaaaatgtatcaaTGATTTTGAACTTACTCATAAATCAAATGGCCAAATAAATtcctataattaaaaatatatttagcaAAAAGTGTAAATTACAATCTAgatctttataaaatataaaaattatatttcaattcaaaataagatattaaaattcagaacaataatactaatattgtagtataaataatataaccttgtaattaaatagttaactaataaaaaaaactaaatatacaaactaaaatataataacaaaaacttaattaacaaataataataaattaaataaataactaaatatataaaaaattagacaagactaacagaaaataataatagaaaagtcaatagtttaataattttcttaaaataaaaaaaataaaaatagaacctTTTTTGAGAAACAGAAGTGAATAATCACCTGTtgaattattatctttttcttaatctacaaaaaaaaaacaaaagtcaAAGaggtaaaagataagaaaattaaagagataaaaaaaagaagaatagaaaaagtCAAAAATTATTACCTGCAAAGTGAAAGTGAAAAGTATAGGAACAAAAGAGGGATTGAAAAAATATACGAACAAAACAAAGAGGAATGGGGTTGGGCGGCtggcaaataaaaaaaaggggtgGGAATTGGGAATTGGAAAATAGACTATTAGAAAAGGGGGTTGGGCAGTTGGCAAATAAAAAAAGGGTGGAACTGGAAATGGGCTATTGGAGTATTGggctatttttttatgaattaaggGGGCTGAGAAAGTAAGGGAGGGGGCTGGGAAATAAAAACAGGAGGGGctagactttttttttataaatgaaaattaaaattttgggggACCATTGCCCCCCTTTAATAGCATGTACCTTCGCCCCTCATTATATCTATATAGAACCAAtgctaaatcaaatttaattagttCAATAATACAAGTCTATGAAACAAAATTAGTGTTAAtcgaaaaaatattttcgataaaGGTAAGTTGGTTCGAAGTAATAAAGAGGTCAAAGACATATTTGAAAAGATACACGTGCAAGCATGGGTTGGAGGTAATCGACGCGGATTCGATTATATTTACTTTATTAAATCGAATAGGCCTAATCGAACAAGATATTCGAGACAGGTAATCGAACAAGATATTCGAATAAGTGGATCGAGCAGTTATGGTAGTGGAGAAGTTAAAGGCTTTCATCACGGAAGGAAATCATGGGTAACATTTATAGCCAAAAGGCGGGAACGGTTACCAAAGAGTATGCATTCAAGGctatgattttgtaattaattgtaattaatcGTCAGTTACCAAAAGTAGATTATAAATACTAGGAAGTTTTAGGGAATAAGGGTTGGAACTTTAACTCAGAAAATACTCAAGCACACTCACATCCCCAGAGAATTCCTGAATCTGTATTCGAGTTACTTTTTGTAGGGTTCCTTCCATATTTTTACTTCTTCAATTTATCTTCTTGtaaactttatttttcaaacaagtttatcttttaagtattttttactttcattgtttaatttacatttctgcacTTTTAATCTTCATGTCAAAGCCCTTTGACTCAGTCCAAGGCAATTtctgctttcttttaatttcaactcatcctttttcaatttcagcacattttctttttcgaaaactctattttttgttccttttatttatttacaaattttaatttatcttttatccCAAAACACGTTTAATCGAAGACACTTTAATGTACTTTTAGAAAATTGGTACCTGCAAAGAGGAGTAGGTTTCGCTCCCAAACCACTAGATATCGAACCACCATCAATTTGCTAAAATCGACAAAAcataaagtttaaaaatttttattatgtgatAGATTAGTAACGAgtacattacaaatttttatactaATCATTGTAacaatgtttaatttaataattattattaaaattttagttatactcgttacaaaataaataattacaatatataaatataaaatgaattGACCGAATTAAAATTAGGACAATCTAATAATATTGAAagctatttaatttaaaaacataatttaaaaaataaatccttCGCATACTTACATAATTATGAATTTATAATATGATAAATGCTTTCCAAATATCTATTCGACTGCTACCAAATCATTTAtttaaatactttaatttttatcaaacctaatataataaaatatgtttaaactttattattattattattatttatattctcttattgtaaataattttataaaatatgaaaatttgttAGAAGATTTGATGAGTACTAAAAATTTGTAAGTCAATTTATGTAAATCGATTTAAGATACTTTTTATAATACTCATGAGATCTTTTAAgaaagttttataaaaaaatttattgtgattatttattttgtaactagtacaactaaaattttaataacaattattaaattaaacattgtAACGATGAATACTATAAAAGATTTGTAATGTACTTGTTACTAACCTatcacataataaaaatttttaaactttataaaatgcaattttttttcatagacTCGTATTATCGAACTAATTGAATTCGATTTAGCATTGGCTCTATATAGATATAATTATTGgtgtattaaaataattacatgGATTAAATTTATGCTATAAAATTCACGTTcaactaatatttatattttttgtagtatatttttgtatattatataatattttttctaatattttttacaaatattCCATAATTCGAATGAGCATGCTTCGAATTACTATGAGCCAATATATCGGGTATTAGTTTGAATCAGTCCAATTCGAACTAGTATGTATTTGtttgtgtgtaattcgaataagATTGATTCGAATTTCTATGATACTTTCATGCATGTCTAGTTCGAATTGCACCCATTCGAATTATTATGGTCATGTCTAATTCGAGGTAGGGTGATTCGAATTATTATTCATTAGTCTAGTTTAAATATGTctaattcgaattacataaAAACGTCCTCCTGATTCATGtctcgttttttttttgttgaattgtGTAAATTGTGTATCCAATTGGCTTATATGCGCATTTTGTCCttatttttacttataattaatagttaaaGGAAAAGTATATAGAACCAAAAAGTTACCggccaaaaactaaacaaaaccacattaatttatattaataattaattaatttaaaattttttaaattcaaaatttaaaaaatttaaaataaataaacctaattaaaacctataaaaaccttcATCTTCTCTCTCACATTAACCTACCCACCTCTAACAATCACACACACAGATCCTACGCCGGCTAACCCAATCAACACTCTAAATCAAAATCTCTTTGCCGTCAACTATGATGACCCTGCATCGTCTGCTTTAAACCACAGCATCTCCAAAGCCAGCAATTGGTTGAAGGCTAGATATATCAATCCTCTCCAATGACCAATCCTCTAACCCTTACGTCCTCCAAACCCTCCATTCCCGCCGCCAACTCCTCATCCCCAAACTCTCCAGCGCAGCCGCCTCTGCCATCCACAACATTCTCACCCTCGGACCCGTCAACCATTCCTATCGCAATTCGGTCCTCAAGTCCATGGCTCGCACAGGTTGATCGTATGTCTCCAGCTCGTCGTTCTCGTGTGACCAGGGGAGAAGCAGTGCCGCGAACTCCATAGATCCATGCTGTTGGCGTTGCGTGAAGAACCAAGCTGCAGACCCTTAGGGTGCTCCGCTTGCAGCGATCCGAGTTCTCCTGACCCGGTTCACCTTGTTGCTGTCTCCCAAAAAGGTCCTGGCCCAGTAGCATTTCTTGGCCCAAAACGGTTACAATTCTTGTTGGCCCAAGTTTGCTTTATGCCTTGGTTTATTGTTTTACCCCTTATGGCTCCCCTTTGAAGCCCACGGTTCAACGTCTCAATCACCCAAGAGCAGAATCTTGGTGCGACTTTGGAGCTGTTTGGAGATGAGGGGGGCTTTCATCTTGGTCATCATTTTGTTCAagttcatcatcatcctccGGGAAGAATTGGAAGCTTGGAGGGTACTCGGCAAGGGTAGTGAGGAGGTCAGAGGCCATTGTTAAAGGAGTCCTTGAACAATTACagaaatataagaaaaatattcatttaatatgaaaaaaatatcctaatatttaacaaaagaaacatcaagttatattttagtaaaaataattaaatatctataaaatttaaaaaaattatgaaattcttagaaaatagagacattcacatttgtaatacaaaaaaattcaaaaaatatataaaagaacatccatttagtatgaaaagaaacattctaatacttagcagaagaaacatctatatatattaactcataaagattttgaattcaCCCAAAGGTATTTAGCTGGTTTTTGGCTAATACCCTTTTGGTTTTCTAGCATTgctcataattaaataatagttTGTGCCCCTCAGTTAGCTATTTGGAATTTTTTTGGAACTttcttagttttttatttatcttttgacCAAAACCTATTTCCTAACCATCCATAAATGGCTCAATTTTATCGAAATGGAATCTATATGTGTGCTTTTCTTGGATATGGAAGCATGGGAGACTAGACGTATATGTGGGATAGCTTTTTGGCAATGTGCGGGAGAAGAACTCGGACCGTGCGTTTTCTTTAGTTATGAATTTAGCATATCAAATTGCACGGTCCGATTTGTATTCAGGATGAGAAATAAAATTTGGGTTTCTCTAAATCGGACCCTCCGTGTTACCTTAGGTTTGTTTTTTAATATGCAATGGTACTACAAGTCGCATGGTCCGAGTTCCATGCTTAGAATTTGAAAAGAACTCGGACCCTCCATTTTGAGTGAGGATGGAAAATTTTTTGAGGAACTTCGAGATGAATTCGCATggtccaatttcatttcttaatattttttttgaatcatgTTAACCTAGTCGAATGGTACGAGTTCGTTAAAGTGGTCTATATAAAAGTGTGAAGTGAACTGGTAGCTTACTCGCTTCTTCTTCCCCAACTTGAATGGCTGCGTCTTCTGtttcttctttctcatttctttATTACTTGCTGTTTTAAACTTGAAAATCTAGTAGCTAAAGCTATCCTTTTTTTGTGTGATTGAGAGAAATGAGTGACAGAGTGTTACTAAAAGTGTATTATTTTGGTCAGATTTTACTACAAACGTCGGAAggagtaaaatttatttgtgaaaaatcGCTAGATGTTGTTATTCCTTTTATCATCTCATTTGAAGAGCTCAAATATGTGATCTGTGAAAAGATTGATTCTGAGAGGGCAAAAAAGATATCTTGTATTCTATACAGATATCCCATATAGGTATTTGGTGGATTCGTCCAGTTTCAAACTAAATATGTGACGGACGAAGTGAGCATGCAAgagatgttttcaatgtatattgaaaACCGGGCTCAGATCTCGTTCATCgagttgtatgttgagtttgaacaatctGAGGCCGACCGGAATATTCTACGAGAAGATTATAATAGTGACAGTGAAGAAGAGTTCGAAAGTAACTACGAGTTTGTTGGTCTAGATGGAGATGGAGATGAAGATCAAGGTGATGGAGCAACGGCTCCAGATGTGACAGAGGTGGCAAATGCACTCGCAAACGAAGTGCCGTTTGAGGAGCCATCATTCATGCAAGTTTTGGACTTGGAAGCCATGCATATTTCGGAGTTTTTGGGATATATGACTGCAGGTACGTAATACGTcgtattagttttttttagtcAGTTATTGATTTAGTTATgaataaattagtatttatttaccATTATTTAATCATGCATTGATGTCATAGTTCTCAGGATTGAACCGGTGGTCGAACGGTTCAGGTGACTGGGTCACTTCAACCGCTGGGTTAGTGGAATGAACTGGTTGACTCGGTCTTatgtagataaaaaataaataatagcatGAATGTTAAATAACAAACTTGAAAATATATGTGTTTGATAACATTTTAAGAAAATCAAGTTATTTTAAACCAATATGAATATTTTAAATCTTTCACtgttatatatatagtataagtACTTATTAGGTAATAATAAAATTCTCTCGAATATGATTAGTAAATATTACGTGAGTTTCTAATTATCATTCGCAGTTGATCGATCTCTTGTACGGTTCAAATCCAGTGAACTGGACCGGTTAGGTTCCGGTTCATGTGGTTTGACGGTCGAACCGGCCTGTCCGGTTCGGTTTTTACATCTTCTGCTgttgttctttttttaattagagtGACATAATAACATGTTGTCAGATTTGTAATATGTgtgtatttatttgatttttcctATGGTGGTTGTCAATTGCAGAGATTCCTATTGTTGTAGATGGTGAATTTGCCGTTGGTATGGAGTTCAGTTCTAGAGAAGCTGTTATTAAGGCGATAAAAGAGTATACCATACGACAAAGCATAGACTACCGGGTGTATGAGTCTGAGCCGTTGACATTTTATGCCAAGTGTACGTAGTACGGGTCAGGGTGTGATTGGCTTATTAGGGTTAGCATGATCAGCAGAAAGTACTGTTGAGTTATAAGGAGGTATAATGGTAGTCACACTTGCACCAGAGCAACCATTTCTCAAGATCATTCGAAGCTGGAGAAGCAATAAAGCCGTTGGTTGGGATTCTATCACAATTGCAGAAGCGATAAAGCCATTGGTTGAGGCGGACCCCTCCTTAAAGGTAAAGTCAGTTATAGCAAAAGTGCAATCGAATTTCAACTACACCGTTAGTTATCGAAAAGCATGGTTGGCTAAGTAAAGGGcagtagaaaaaaatatttggaggtTGGGAAGCATCATTTGAAGCGTTGCCTATATAGTTTGAGGCTATGTGTTATAAGGAGCCATCAGCTGTTGTCCATTTTGAGACTATGCCTGCATATCAAGGCGATGACTTGGTGGGTGATATTCGAGTACTGCATCGAGTATTTTGGAGTTATTACCCCTATATTAGGGCATTCAGACATTGTAAGCCAGTAGTCCAGGTGGATGGGACTCACTTGTACGGAAAGTATAAGGGTTGTCTGCTAGTGACAATTTCACAAGATGGCAACAACAATATCGTCCCAATTGCGTTTGCTATTGTGGAGGGAGAGACTTCTGATGCATGACACTTTTTCCTTAGTAACCTTCGTCAGCATGTTGTCACTCGGGATGGTGTGGGTCTAATATCCGACCGACATGAATCCATCAATGCAGCTGTAGAACGCAGTAATGGAGCTTGGTCACCTCCTAGAGCTTTTCATATGTGTTGCATCAGGCATATAGAGTCAAATTTTCTGCGAAAATTCAAGGCACCGTACCTCCAAAAATTGGTCGTCAACATTAGTAACCATTTACTAAATTTAAGTAAGTTATTAACAGATGTAACCTTCAACATTTGTTTTGACagctattatttttctttttttatgttgctATCCTCCAGGATATTCGAGGACGGTGCGGGAGTACGAAGTGCGTTACCAGCGATTACAGGAACGGGGCGAAGCGTATACAAACTGGTTAAACCGAATTGCTCGCAAACAGTACGCATTGGCATTTGATGGTGGATACCGATGGGGTCACATGACGATGAATCTTGTGGAATGCATCAATTCAGTGTTGAAGGGTGCACGCAATCTTCCCATTACTGTTCTTGTGAAGGCAACATTCTATAGGCTAAACGAGTTGTTCACCCGAAAAAGAGCGGAGGAAGAAGCGCGGATTAATGCTGGCCATGTTTCTCTGATGTCATGACCTCGAAGTTGCATGCAAACCAACTTGCATCAGGAAACATTCAGGTCAGTTGCTTTGACCGGTAGAATGAGGTCTTTGAGGTGCGTGAGATGCCAAGCGGACTGGAGTTTGTAGTCGATCTACGTGGCCTTCGATGTGACTGTGGTGAGTTCTAGGTGGACCGGATCCCTTGCAGACATGTGTTTGCATGTTGTGCCAACCAGCGACTGGATTGAAAACTGTATGTGCATGATGTGTATAAGATGGACCAAGTTTGGCCGGTGTACCGATCAAGGTTTAGGCCACTAGGTAATCCTACGACATGGCTTGCTTACAACGGACCTTGGTTTGTACCGAATCTGTACCTGAGACGCGTCACGAAAGGTCACCCCAGGATGACCCGTttcttgaatgagatggacACGCAAATGTTACGTCGTCCTAGGCGATGTAGGCTATGTGGAGCTGAGGGACATAGTCGTAGCAGATGCCGTCAGTCAGCAGGTGCAAATGCCGACGGAAATGCTCAATAGATTCACAGTCTCAGATGATATGATATGTGTAGCATTATATAGTATGGCATAAGTTGTCCATGTGATTTAAATTGACCTGATATATCTAACATTGTATAATATCACTCAAAATCTCGTATTTATGTAACATTGTATGAcgtttttattttgcttttatgttaaaatagttattatttttaag
The Arachis duranensis cultivar V14167 chromosome 5, aradu.V14167.gnm2.J7QH, whole genome shotgun sequence genome window above contains:
- the LOC107488027 gene encoding uncharacterized protein LOC107488027; translation: MVVTLAPEQPFLKIIRSWRSNKAVGWDSITIAEAIKPLVEADPSLKVKSVIAKVQSNFNYTEPSAVVHFETMPAYQGDDLVGDIRVLHRVFWSYYPYIRAFRHCKPVVQVDGTHLYGKYKGCLLVTISQDGNNNIVPIAFAIVEGETSDA